The genomic segment GCCGCCCGGCAGCCCGGTGAGCCGGGGCAGCAGATCACCGAACGCGTTGACCTCGCCGACGGTGAACCGGCGCCAGCCGATCGCCGGCAGCAGGTCCACGCCGACGCACAGCGTGTCCGGGAAGCAGGCGGCGGCCCGCTCGCAGATGTCGAGCGCCTGCCTCCAGCGGTCACCCGCCGCGTCCACGACCGACGTCAGATCGCCCCGCGCCCCGCCGAGATGGAGGTTGGTCATCGGGAAACGGCTGGTGCGCACGACCGCGTGCGTGGCCCGGCCCGCCACGACCAGGACCCGCAGATCGGCGGACCTGCCGTGCGCGGACGCCTTCGGGAGCCAGCGCTCGATGTGCAGACCGTCGGCCGCGAGGGCGTCGACGATCCCGGTGATCAGCCGTTCGTCCGTGTAGCGGCGCACCCGCAGGGAGTTGTGCAGCCGGAGCGGGGCGTGCGGCCGGCCGTCGGCCGCCACCTCCACCGAGGTGGTGGCCCTGATCCGCCCGCTCGCCGCCGACTCGACGGCCAGCACACCGGACGCGGAGGAGCCGTGGGCCGGCTTCACGAAGACCCGCGCCATGCCGTGCTCCCGCATCGCCTCCCGTACGTCGTCCCAGCCGCGCACCGGCGACGCGTCGCCCGAGGTGGGCGACGGCGGCACCGGAACCCCCGCCGCGTCGAGCCGGGCGTGGCACAGCCGCTTGTCGAACAGCACCGCCAGATCCGCGGGGTCGTCCAGCCGCACCCCGCCCCGCAACGAGCCCACGGCGGCCAGGAAGCGGGCGTACCAGGTGGCCGAGCCCTCCACCCGCGTCGGATCGTCGACGCCCCGCAGCAGCCGGTCCACCTCGGCGTTCTCACCCGGCGAGTCCAGCCGGACGACCTCGTCGTCGGCGAACCGGTGGCCGCCGTCGCGCAGCACG from the Streptomyces sp. NBC_00310 genome contains:
- a CDS encoding STM4014 family protein, translated to MAGRTGAVGAGLGPYRWVVVGNGENRRVGLFVAAAEAAGVGTPRVVEWRDVLRDGGHRFADDEVVRLDSPGENAEVDRLLRGVDDPTRVEGSATWYARFLAAVGSLRGGVRLDDPADLAVLFDKRLCHARLDAAGVPVPPSPTSGDASPVRGWDDVREAMREHGMARVFVKPAHGSSASGVLAVESAASGRIRATTSVEVAADGRPHAPLRLHNSLRVRRYTDERLITGIVDALAADGLHIERWLPKASAHGRSADLRVLVVAGRATHAVVRTSRFPMTNLHLGGARGDLTSVVDAAGDRWRQALDICERAAACFPDTLCVGVDLLPAIGWRRFTVGEVNAFGDLLPRLTGLPGGPAEGLDTYAAQLAAVRRATLPAPSHHPQARKDHAPF